The following coding sequences lie in one Rutidosis leptorrhynchoides isolate AG116_Rl617_1_P2 chromosome 4, CSIRO_AGI_Rlap_v1, whole genome shotgun sequence genomic window:
- the LOC139841194 gene encoding calmodulin-interacting protein 111-like, which translates to MPSKKKSSKSKANSNSDATTPSPLGNSSSYSNLNSNNNHEDGEQSLLCSLETVSTIYPSFIGASALICSLIEDSNIAIDSKGCKVWVSESALIASSITPGSIVSVSLASLRKDVPGYPLSSLMDECGRHYGVNENMAKEIGNYFVLATVFPSLKVSKNGVRLSSSLSSALGYPVSGRIVFVYPVNQRNKSISIDKCQDLHLSLISSKSSISIKSSKMSHVDLLSENGNISSPKTPSMTRSKFSSPCSSQPTSPRYRETQSNSFDSVVDSFNIKEVLEDEIGRKLLQTCTLSFLYSRYLLCGNLVVIPILSELCLFKVVSAEKVSGNENNVGLFMQSPDQSSIGNAFLVDHGTKVHLFFEKTDFDLCSEDSVDSIVVDIPKLGGLLKEYTVLKDIIVSSTIKNRLSSMGLRPTKGVLLHGPPGTGKTSLARLCANDAGVNLFSVNGPEIISQFYGESEQALHEVFDSASRAPPAVVFIDELDAIAPSRKDGGEELSGRIVATLLNLMDGISRTESLLVIAATNRPDSIEPALRRPGRLDREIEIGVPSPSQRYDILLALLNEKEHRLSDMEIHHLAMTTHGFVGADLASLCNEAAFICLRRFIGKINDNQNLNSCSDDMDLHLKDNSKGSSLSNSGVNVESIETDPMGGSLSVTIEDFEKARIKVRPSAMREVILEVPKVSWKDVGGQEEVKMQLMEAVEWPQKHQDAFRRIGTRPPTGVLLFGPPGCSKTLLTRAVASEAKLNFLAVKGPELFSKWVGESEKAVKSLFAKARANAPSIVFFDELDGLASIRGKENDGVSVADRVMSQLLVELDGLNQRVNVTVIAATNRPDKIDSALLRPGRFDRLVYVGPPNEKDRKEIFRIHLRKMSCSSDVCFEELAHLSEGCTGADISLICREAAVAAIEEKHDAAEVRMEHIRSAIEQMQPSDVESYEDLTRKFQRLVSVATPENDSSP; encoded by the exons ATGCCTTCAAagaaaaaatcatcaaaatcaaaggcGAATTCCAATTCAGATGCAACAACACCATCTCCACTTGGTAATTCATCTTCATATTCAAATCTAAACTCTAATAACAATCATGAAGATGGTGAACAATCATTATTGTGCTCACTTGAAACAGTTTCCACCATATATCCGTCGTTCATCGGTGCTTCTGCTTTAATCTGTAGTTTAATTGAAGATTCTAATATTGCAATTGATTCGAAAGGATGTAAAGTTTGGGTCTCAGAATCTGCTCTGATTGCTTCTTCAATCACTCCTGGTTCCATTGTTTCT GTTTCACTTGCTTCGTTAAGAAAAGATGTACCAGGTTACCCTCTTAGCTCATTAATGGATGAATGTGGCAGGCATTATGGGGTCAATGAGAACATGGCTAAAGAAATAGGGAATTACTTTGTTCTAGCTACAGTTTTTCCATCTTTAAAG GTTTCAAAAAATGGTGTGCGGTTATCTTCGAGCCTATCATCTGCATTGGGTTATCCAGTTTCCGGCAGGATAGTTTTCGTGTATCCTGTCAATCAAAGGAATAAATCCATTTCAATAGACAAGTGTCAAGACCTACATTTATCTTTAATTTCTTCAAAGAGTTCAATTAGCATTAAAAGTAGTAAAATGTCTCACGTTGATCTTTTATCTGAAAATGGAAACATTTCATCTCCAAAGACACCATCAATGACTCGATCGAAGTTCAGCTCTCCCTGTTCTAGCCAGCCAACTTCACCAAGATATAGAGAAACACAGTCAAACTCGTTTGACTCAGTAGTTGACTCGTTTAATATAAAAGAGGTTTTGGAGGATGAAATAGGAAGGAAGCTTCTTCAGACTTGTACTCTGTCGTTCTTATATTCCCGTTATCTGCTTTGCGGAAACCTTGTTGTAATTCCAATACTTTCAGAGCTTTGTCTTTTCAAGGTCGTCAGTGCAGAAAAAGTATCGGGAAATGAAAATAATGTTGGTTTGTTTATGCAATCACCAGATCAATCTAGTATTGGTAATGCTTTTCTGGTAGACCATGGAACAAAAGTTCATTTATTTTTTGAGAAAACCGATTTTGATCTATGTAGTGAGGATAGCGTAGATAGCATAGTAGTTGATATCCCTAAATTGGGTGGCTTGTTAAAGGAGTATACAGTTTTGAAGGATATTATTGTTTCATCAACAATTAAGAACAGACTTTCAAG TATGGGTTTACGTCCAACAAAAGGAGTGCTACTTCATGGTCCACCAGGCACAGGGAAGACTTCTTTGGCTCGATTGTGTGCTAATGATGCTGGCGTTAATCTCTTCTCTGTAAATGGACCAGAAATTATCAGTCAATTTTATGGTGAAAGTGAACAAGCATTGCATGAAGTATTCGATTCAGCTAGCAGAGCTCCACCTGCTGTG GTATTCATAGATGAGCTGGATGCCATTGCACCATCACGAAAAGATGGTGGTGAAGAACTATCTGGAAGAATCGTTGCAACACTACTAAATTTAATGGATGGAATTAGTAGAACCGAAAGTCTACTTGTTATTGCTGCAACCAATAGACCCGACAGTATTGAGCCAGCACTTAGACGCCCTGGTAGACTCGACAGGGAAATCGAAATAG GTGTGCCATCTCCCAGTCAACGTTATGATATATTACTTGCTCTGCTCAACGAAAAAGAACACCGTCTTTCAGATATGGAAATTCATCATTTGGCTATGACAACTCACGGGTTTGTGGGTGCTGATCTGGCATCCCTCTGCAATGAAGCTGCCTTTATTTGTCTTAGGCGCTTCATTGGCAAGATCAACGATAATCAGAACCTTAATTCATGTTCAGATGATATGGACTTGCATCTGAAAGATAATTCAAAGGGTTCGTCTTTATCAAATTCAGGGGTCAATGTAGAAAGTATTGAAACTGATCCAATGGGGGGAAGTTTAAGTGTCACTATTGAAGATTTTGAGAAGGCGAGAATTAAAGTGAGACCAAGCGCCATGAGAGAG GTGATACTTGAGGTACCAAAAGTTAGTTGGAAAGACGTTGGTGGTCAAGAGGAGGTTAAAATGCAGTTAATGGAAGCTGTAGAGTGGCCTCAAAAGCACCAGGATGCGTTCAGGCGTATCGGAACTCGGCCCCCAACAGGAGTCTTATTATTTGGTCCCCCTGGGTGCAGCAAAACCCTTCTGACCCGTGCAGTCGCATCTGAAGCCAAACTCAATTTTCTTGCTGTGAAGGGCCCAGAACTTTTCAGTAAATGGGTTGGTGAATCAGAGAAGGCTGTAAAGTCTCTGTTTGCAAAGGCACGGGCTAATGCCCCTTCGATTGTGTTTTTTGATGAGTTAGATGGTCTTGCTAGTATTCGAGGAAAGGAAAACGATGGGGTTTCGGTTGCTGATCGTGTTATGAGTCAACTTCTTGTTGAATTAGACG GTTTGAACCAGAGAGTTAATGTCACTGTTATTGCTGCAACAAACCGACCAGATAAGATCGACTCCGCCCTTTTGAGGCCAG GACGTTTTGATAGGCTCGTGTATGTGGGCCCACCAAATGAAAAAGACCGTAAAGAGATTTTTCGTATCCATTTGCGTAAAATGTCTTGTAGCTCTGATGTATGTTTTGAGGAGTTGGCTCATCTTTCTGAAGGTTGTACTGGGGCTGACATTTCTCTAATATGTCGTGAAGCGGCTGTTGCTGCTATCGAG GAgaaacatgatgcagcggaagtaaGAATGGAGCATATAAGATCTGCAATCGAACAAATGCAGCCATCAGATGTAGAGTCTTATGAGGACTTGACAAGAAAATTTCAAAGACTTGTGTCGGTTGCTACGCCAGAAAATGATTCGAGTCCGTGA